The following DNA comes from Anaerostipes rhamnosivorans.
CCGCCAAAAACAGGATGATCCCATCTGTCAGACTCATAGGCTTCCTCCTTATTGATAACTAATATCATTTGCTATAGCATATCACGGAAAAAGCCTCAAGTCAATCATTCCAATTTCTAGTTCAACAGTTCTTTTGCAGCTGCCCCGATGGTTGTGATTATAAAATAACAACTTGTAGCTCCGGCATCCAGAACTCCCCTGGAACGCTCTCCAAGGCGGCTGGCACGTCCGATTTTCGCAACCAGATCCTTGGTGGATTCCCATCCTTTTTTCGCCGCTTCATTCATGGCATCCAGACATTCGGCAAAGTCCTTTCCTGCATCCTTCGCTTCTATAAAAGCTTCCTTGGCTGGGATCAGTGTATCCAAAAGAGTCTTGTCTCCAACCTTTGCAGGGCTGATCTCCTGGATCCCTTCCACGGCTCCGGTGATCATCTCTCCGAATACCTCTACATCAATGTCGTCTTTATCTTCACTTGCTGCAGAAAGTTCATCGAATAAAAGTCCGTATAACGGCCCCATAGAACCTCCGATATC
Coding sequences within:
- the dhaL gene encoding dihydroxyacetone kinase subunit DhaL: MSSFKNAEAGVIVDKLIKTIQEQRDYLSEIDGKIGDGDHGINMNKGFTMCEEKLKGQTYNMSEGLCTLGETLLEDIGGSMGPLYGLLFDELSAASEDKDDIDVEVFGEMITGAVEGIQEISPAKVGDKTLLDTLIPAKEAFIEAKDAGKDFAECLDAMNEAAKKGWESTKDLVAKIGRASRLGERSRGVLDAGATSCYFIITTIGAAAKELLN